The DNA region ACATGGTGGCTGTAACAGGCGTAGCCCAGGATCCTGACGTGGTCCTCGTCGATTCCCTGCGCCCGCAGGACCTTCCAGATCTCCTCTTCGCGAAGCAGGTCGCGTTCGTCCTCGCTCTCGTGCACCGGGAACTCCCAGCGATGGTGGCCCAGCGGGGTGGGGCAGTCGACGGTGGGGCGGGCGGGATTGCAGTGGAACCGGAGCCGGTCATGTCCCGGCCACTCCTTGAGCACCTTGGTGTCGATGACGATCCAGCGCTCGGCAAACGTCTTGCCGCTGAACCCGACGCCGAGCTGGGTTCGGATTGCGCTCGACCCGCCGTCGGCGGCGATCACGTAGGACGCCCGGATCCGCCGGAATTCGTCGACTGTGAGGTCGGCGAGCATCAACTCGACATGATCGGCGCGCTGAACGAGGCGCAGGCATTCGTGTTGGAGCAGCAGAGTCACGTTGGGGAAGCGGTCGACACCGTCCCGTAGCACCTGCTCGAGGGCGGGTTGATAAATGAACTGTTGAGGGGGATGACCGTTGCCGCGTGAGGTCGGAAGCAACTGAACGAACGGCACACCCTTGGCGTCGACGAAGGTCGCTCCGCACCCCGGCTGCATGTCGGCGTTGAGCCGATCGGCGAGTCCGATGTGCTGCCAGATGCGCACCACTTCTTCGTCGGTGGAGATCGCTCGCGCCCGCGCATAGATGTCGGGATCCCTTTCGACCACCACGACGTTGACCCCCATTTGCCCGAGCAGATTGGCGGCGGTGACGCCGACGGGGCCGTAGCCGACGATCGCAACGTCGTACGTCATCTGATCGCTCACGATCGGCCCCTTCGCCGCGGTTCTTAATGTAGTGATCCATACAGTAAGCTGTGGGTAGCGTGATCGTCAACACCGTCGAGGAGGCAGCGTGACGGAGACCAACCCCAGCAAGGGTCCGAAGGATCGACCGCGGCGCACCCGCGCCAACGGCGAGCAATCCCGGGAGCGGATCCTCGACGCGGCCACCGAAGTCGCCACCGAACGCGGCTATGACGGCACCACCATCTCCTTGGTCAGCAAGAAGAGCGGGCTGCCGCCAACCTCGATCTACTGGCACTTCGCGGACAAGGACGATCTGATCGCGGCGGTCATCGAGCGCAGTTTCGCCCGCTGGGTCGCGGCACTGGACTGGCCCGGCGCCGAGGCGCTCGAACAGCGCGCGAGGCAGATCGGGCCGCAGGTCGCCAAAGCGCTGCTGGACGCGCCGGACTTCATTCGCCTGGGCTTGATGTTGGCGCTGGAGCACCGCCCGGTGGAACCGCGGGCACGGGAGATGTTTCTTCAGGTCCGGGCCGAGGCGTTCCGGCGCTTCGCCGAGATCGTGCGGGGGCTGGCTCCCGAATTGGACGACGAGGGTGTGCGACTGATCACCACGTACGCCATTGCCGGCGCCGATGGCCTGTTCATCGCCAAGGAGGTCGGCGGCGACTCGGTGGACCTGATCAGGTTGTTCGATCTGCACGCGCGGATCGTGTTCGAAGCCGCGGTGAAACTGGTCGCCGAGGAACGCCAATGACTATCGCCCACGACCGGTTGGCCGATGCCGCAGATCTTCTCTACGCGGCCCAGATTCAGGTGGCGCCCATCCCGCCACTGATCCAGACGTGCCCGGAATTGGCTGTGGCCGAAGCGTATTGGATACAACGACGCAACATGGCTCGTCGTATCGAGGCGGGCGCGGCGCTGCGGGGCCACAAGATCGGCCTGACCTCCGCGCCGATGCAACAACTGCTCGGTGTCGACGAGCCGGACTTCGGCTTCATCCTCGACGACATGATCCTGGCTGACCGAAGCCGAGTTCCGGTGGCCACCTTCTGCGCCCCGCGGGTGGAACCCGAGGTGGCGTTTCTGTTGGGGGCGCCGCTGCGCGGACCCGGTGTGACGGCGGCCGACGTGATGGCTGCTACCGAGGCGGTGGCGCCCGCACTAGAGATCGTCGACAGCCGCATCGCCGACTGGCGCATCACGCTGGCCGACACCATCGCCGACAACGCGAGTTCCGGCGCGGTGGTGTTGGGGCAGTGGGTGCCGATCGATCACGCCCCACGGTTGCCGGACACCACTGCCATCCTCGCGGTCAACGGCGCGACGGTCGACTCCGGCGCCGGCGCCGCAGTGATGGGTGATCCCGCCGCCGCGGTCGCCTGGTTGGCCAACGCCCTCGCCCGCTACGACACGGCCATCGATGCCGGTCGGTTCGTGATGTCGGGCTCCTACACCGGCGCCCCGTTCGTTGCCGCCGGCGACCGAGTCTCGGCCCAGATCAGCGGGCTCGGCGCCGTCTCAGTGAGCTTCGAATAGCACCCGGGGCAGTGATCGCGTCTGCGCGGTTAGTCTCAGCTGGTGCGCGTCTACGTCCCCGCCACCTTGGCGATGTTGCAGCAGCTGGTCGCCGACGGATCGGTGCGCCCGGTCAGTGGAACCGCATTCGCGGTGACGCCCACCTTGCGCGAGGCCTACTCCGACGGTGACGACGAGGAGCTGGGCGAGGTCGCCCTGCGGGAGGCGGCGCTGGCGTCGCTGCGACTGCTCGACCAGGAGGCCGAGTCGGGACTGCCGCCGCGGCGCGCGGTGCTGGAAGCCGATGCCGGCGACGACGACGTCACGCTGCGCGCCGACCTCGACGACGCCGTGGTGCGGATCTCGGGAGACATCGCGCTGAATCGGGTGATCGCCGCCTACGTCGACAACGGCGCGGCAGAAGAAGCGGTCCGGGCGGCCATCGAGGTCATCGACGCGGCGGATCTGGGCGACGAGGACGCCGAACTGACCGTCGGCGACGCGCAGGACCACGACCTCGCGTGGTACGGACCACAGGAACTCCCGTTCCTGCTCGACCTGCTCTGAGGGCTCTGTCCGGTACCGTAAGTTACGGTACCGTAGGTACGCATCTGCGGGTACCGAGTTCACGCACACCGGGCAGGAGCCGTCATGGCCAAGAACACCGTCAAAACCTCGGCCAGGGTCGCCGACACCGTGCGGCCGAGCATCGCCGGGGCCAAGGGCAGGCCCGCTCTACAGCTGTTGCGGACGTTGGCCGGTCGGGTCACCACGCCGCTGCTTCCCGACGATTACCTCAAGCTGGCCAATCCGCTGTGGTCGGCACGTGAGCTGCGCGGCAAGATCGTCGAGGTCCGGCGCGAAACCGAGGACTCCGCGACCCTGGTGATCAAACCGGGTTGGGGGTTCTCATTCGACTACCAGCCGGGCCAGTACGTCGGCATCGGCGTGCTCGTCGACGGTCGGTGGCGGTGGCGGTCGTACTCGCTGACCGGAGTTCCTGCCGAGCGCGGGAGCGGTGGCACCCGCTCGCGCATCATCACGATCACGGTCAAGGCCATGCCCGAGGGGTTCCTGTCGACGCATCTGGTCGGTGGGGTGGCGCCTGGCACGATCGTGCGATTGGCCGCCCCCCAGGGCAACTTCGTGCTGCCTGACCCGGCGCCGGGGTCTGTGTTGTTCCTCACCGCGGGTTCGGGGATCACCCCGGTGATGTCGATGCTGCGCACACTGGTGCGTCGCGGCCAGCTCGGCGCCGCCGGACACATCGTGCACGTGCACTCGGCGCCGACCGAGGCCGATGTGCTGTTCGCGTCCGAATTGGCCGGACTCCAAGACCGGTTCGACGGTTACCGGCTCTCGGTTCGGGCAACCCGCTCGCAGGGCCGATTGGACCTGTCCCACCTCGACGAGGTGGTGCCGGATTGGCGGGAGCGTCAGACCTGGGCATGTGGGCCTGCGGAGATGCTGGAGTCTGCCGAGCGCACCTGGTCGGCGGCGGGGCTGTCCGACCGGCTGCACCTGGAGAGGTTCGCGGCCTCGCGGGCTGCGGCCCACGGCAGCGGCGGCACGGTCGAGTTCGCACGGTCGGACAAGACGGCGCTGACCGACGGTGCGACGTCGCTGATGGAAGCCGGGGAGCAGGCCGGCGTGCAGATGCCGTTCGGCTGCCGGATGGGGATCTGTCAGTCGTGCGTGGTGGGTCTGCTCGACGGCCACGTGCGCGACCTGCGCACCGGAATGGAACACGATCCGGGGTCGCGGGTGCAGACCTGCGTGACGGCGGCGTCCGGTGATTGCGTTCTGGACGTGTGAGGTTTACTGGGTAGTAACCTACGGGTACGTAGGTTACGGTAGCGTAGGTAGGCGAGAGGAGGCTGGATATGGCGATCACCGACGTACCCGAGTTCGCGCATCTCACCGATGCCGACATCGAGAGCCTTGCGCACGAACTCGACACGATCAGGCGAGACATCGAAGACTCTCGCGGCGAACGCGACGCGCGCTACATCCGCCGCACCATCGCTGCGCAGCGCGCGCTGGAGGTCACCGGCCGGCTCCTGCTGGCCGGAAGTTCCAAGCGGGCCTTCTGGTGGGCAGGCGCCACCACGCTGGGCGTGGCCAAGATCATCGAGAACATGGAGATCGGGCATAACGTCATGCACGGTCAGTGGGATTGGATGAACGATCCCGAGATCCACTCCTCGACGTGGGAATGGGACATGAGCGGGGCGTCGAAGCATTGGCGCTTCACGCACAACTTCATGCACCACAAGTACACCAACATCCTCGGGATGGACGACGACGTGGGTTACGGCGTCATCCGGGTCACCCGTGACCAACGCTGGCGGCCGTTCAACCTGAGCAACCTGTTCTTCAACACCCTGCTGGCGGTGGCCTTCGAATGGGGAGTGGGCCTGCAGCATCTGGAGCTCGGCAAGATCTTCAAGGGCCGCGACGACCGCAAGGCGACGATGGGGCGGGTGCGCGAGTTCGGCGTGAAGGCCGGCAACCAAGTGGTCAAGGACTACGTCGCCTACCCGGCCCTCACCTCGTTGTCCCCGCACGCCTCCTTCAAGTCCACCCTCAAAGCCAACGCGGTGGCCAACGTCATCCGCAACGTGTGGGCCAACGCGGTCATCTTCTGCGGGCACTTCCCGGACGGTGCGGAGAAGTTCACCAAGACCGACATGGCCGGGGAGACCCGCGGCGAGTGGTACCTGCGCCAGATGCTGGGCAGTGCGAACTTCGAGAACGGCCCGGTGCTGCGCTTCATGAGCGGCAACCTGTGCCACCAGATCGAACACCATCTGTTTCCGGACCTGCCCAGCAACCGGTACTACGAGATCTCGGTGCGGGTGCGCGAGATCTGTGACAAGTACGACCTGCCCTACACCACCGGCAACTTCGCTGTGCAGTACGGCAAGTCGTGGCGCACCATCGCCAAACTGTCGCTGCCCGACCGGTTCTTGCACGACACCGCCGACAACGCGCCCGAAACCCGCAGTGAAGCGATGTTCGCCGATCTGCCCGCCTCCGAACGCCGCGGCCTGAAGTCGGCGATCGCGGCGGTGCGTGAGCGGCGCCGCGCCAAGCGAGCCGAGAAGGCCGAGCTCAGATCGGCGGCCTGACACCGCGAGGCTGCGTTGAGGACGGGATCCGCTCTTCCGCCCTCGACGCAGCCTCGCGTCAGGCTCAGTCCGGCACGTAGTCGAAGGTGTCCGGGTCGGGGCCGATGCGGCCCGAGCCGCCCTTGTCCAGCGCCGAGACCGCGGCGAAATCGTCGTCACCGAGCTCGAAGTCGAACAGCGCGAAGTTGTCCCGGATGCGTTGCTCGGTCACCGATTTGGGGAAGACGATGTCACCGCGCTGGATGTGCCAGCGCAGCACCACCTGAGCCGGGGTCTTGCCGATCGACTCGGCGATACCGGTGATGGCCGGATCATCGAGCACCTTGCCCTGCGCAATCGGCGACCACGCCTCGGTGGCGATGCCGTGCTCCCGTCCGTAACCGCGCACCTCGTCATTGGCGAAGTACGGATGCACCTCGATCTGATTGACCGCCGGCACGGTGCCGGTTTCGTCGGCCAGCCGCTGCAGATGGGGGATCTGGAAATTAGAGACGCCGATGCTGCGTGCGCGCCCGTCGTTCTTGAACTCCTCCAACGTCTTCCACGTCGAGACGAAGTCGCCGTCATACAGCGTCGGCAGTGGCCAGTGGATCAGGAACAGGTCCACGTAATCGAAACCGAGCTCGGTCAACGTGGCGTCGAATGCACGGCGGGCGTCGTCGGGTCGGTGGTAGCCGTTGTTGAGCTTGCTGGTGACGTACACCTGCGAACGGTCGATGCCGGAGTCGCGCACGGCCTGGCCGACACCTTTCTCATTCTGGTACATCTGAGCGGTGTCGATGTGGCGGTAGCCGATGTCGAGCGCAGTCCGGACCGCCGAGGCGGTCTCGTCGGGCGCAACCTGGTAGACCCCGAACCCCAGCTGCGGGATGCGGGTGCCGTCGTTCAGTGCGATTGCAGGTACTTCAGTCATAGGGATTCACTCTGCCTTCCTCTGCCCTCTTCCGCCTGTGCGTGCCCCACCGGTGCGGCATGCAAACACATCGCCACAGAGCTCGCTCACGTCTCGCGCAGCGCGGTCAGCAGGCGCCGGGTGGCACCCACTCGTGCCGCGGCGGGGCCGGTCAGTTCGTCCAGCGCGCACTCGGGATCGGCCGGTGGCCCCATGTGCCCGCAACCGCGCGGACACTCGTCGATGGCCTCGGCGAGGTCGGAGAACGCCAGCACCACATCGTCGGGTGCGATGTGGGCCAGCCCGAACGACCGGATACCCGGGGTGTCGATCACCCAGCCGCCCGACTGCAGCGGCAGCGCCACCGACTGCGTCGAGGTGTGCCGGCCCCGGCCGATGTCGGTGACCGCGCCGATCGCCCGATCTGCTTCGGGCACAAGGCGATTGACCAACGTAGACTTGCCGACCCCGGAATGCCCCAGTAGGGCGGTGACCTTGTCGGTCAGCAGCGACTCGACTGCGACCAGCGGATCGTCGCGACCTGCGGTGGTGATCACCAGGTCCAGGTCGGCGAACTGCTCGGCGAACGGTCCGGCCGGCGCCAGGTCGGTCTTGGTCAGGCACAGGATCGGCGCCAGCCCACCGGCGTAGGCGGCAATCAGCGCACGCTCCACCAACCCGGCCCGCGGGGGAGGGTCGGCCAACGCCACCACGATCAGCAACTGGTCGGCGTTGGCCACCACCACCCGCTCGGTGGGGTCGGTGTCATCGGCGGTGCGGCGCAACACCGTTCGACGAGGACCGCGGCGCACGATACGAGCCAGGGTGTCGGTACGACCGGACAGGTCACCCACGATGTCGACATCGTCTCCGACCACGATCGGAGTGCGGCCCAGTTCCCGGGCCCGCATCGCAGTGACGTGACGTGCCGGGTCTCGGCCGAGAACGCACCCCCACCGCCCGCGGTCGACGGTGACGACCATCCCCTGCTGGGCGTCGGCGTGCTCGGGGCGGGTCTTGGTCCGCGGCCGGGTACCGCGTCCCGGGCGCACCCGGACATCGGATTCGTCGTACTCACGCCGACCCAAGGGTCAACCTCGCGGCTGGTCGGTCTGACCGGCCAGCATGTCGGCCCACAGTGCGGTGAACCGTGGCAGCGTCTTGGCGGTGGTGCCGATGTCCTCGACCTCGATGCCGGGGACCCGCAGCCCGATGATCGCGCCGGCGGTGGCCATCCGGTGGTCGGCATAGGACTGCCACACCCCGCCGTGCAGCGGCTGGGCGGTGATGGTCAGCCCGTCCTCAGTCTCCTGGCACTGACCACCGATCCGGTTGATCTCCGTGCTGAGCGCGGCCAGCCGATCGGTCTCGTGTCCGCGCAGGTGCGCAATGCCGCGCAGCCGCGACACCGACCCGGAGGCCGCCAGAGCCGCCAGCGCTGCGACCGACGGGGCGAGCTCACCGACGGCGCGCAAATCGACGTCGATGCCGCCGTAGCCGGTAGCGCCCTGCACCTCGAGATACGCGCTGCCGGTGCGCACCTCGGCGCCGAAGCTGGTGAGGATGCCCACGATGGCATCGGCGGGCTGGGTGCTGGTCGTCGGCCAGCCGGTGAGTCGCACCGAGCCACCGCTGACCACCGCCGCGCCCAGAAACGGCACCGCGTTGGACAGATCGGGCTCGATCATCCAGTCGCGTGCGGCGATCGGTCCCGGCGCGACGCGCCAGCGGTCGGGCGCGGAGTCGTCGACGTCTACCCCGGCATCGCGCAGCATCGCCACCGTCATCGCCACGTGCGGCGCCGACGGCACGGCCCCGCCGGTGTGCACGATCGTCAGCCCGTCGTCGAACGCGGCCGCCGACAACAACAACCCCGAGACGAACTGTGACGAGCCCGAGGCGTCGATGTCGACGGTGCCCCCGCGCACCCCGCCGGTTCCGCGCACCGTGAACGGCAGACCGTCGCCGTCGACATCCACGCCCAGTGCGCGCAGCCCGTCCAGCAGCGGCTTGATCGGCCGGGCCCGGGCCTGCTCGTCGCCGTCGAAGGTGACCGACTCGCGGCCCAGAGCGGCGATCGGGGGGACGAAACGCAGCACGGTGCCCGCCAGCCCGCAGTCGACGCGCGTCCCCGGCGCTGCGGCCAGCTCACCGCCGACCGTCAGCGCGGTGTCATCGGCCGGATCGGCCCCCACGTCGACGCCCAGGGCCCGCAGGGCCCCGATCATCAGGTCGGTGTCGCGGCTGCGCAGCGCACCGGACAGGGTGGAACGACCCTGCCGAGTCCCGAGGGCCGCCAGCACCAGGGCCCGATTGGTCTGGGACTTCGAGCCGGGCACCGTCACGGTCGCATGGATGGGCGTGGACGTCGACGGGGCCGGCCAGGTGGTCACCGGTTCATTCTGGCTTGTCGGGAGTTTCTGCCACCATGGGGACCATGTGCGGGCGATTCGCGGTGACGACCGATCCGGCGCTGCTTGCCGAGAAGATCAAGGCCATCGACGAAACCACGGGGTCGGGAAAGAACTCTGCGGCCCCGAACTACAACGTCGCACCCACCACCACGGTGGCTACCGTCGTCAAACGGCACACCGACCCCGACGACGAGTCGACACGGCGGGTGCGGCTGATGCGCTGGGGTCTGATCCCGCCGTGGACCAAGTCCACCGAGGATGGCAGCCCGGACAACAAGGGACCGTTGCTGATCAACGCCCGCTCCGACAAGGTGACGACGTCGCCGGCGTTCCGCGGTTCGGCCAAGAACAAGCGTTGTCTGGTGCCGATGGCCGGCTGGTACGAGTGGATGGGCCAAAAAGGCTCCAAGACACCGTTCTTCATGTACGCCGGCGATGGCGAACCGCTGTTCATGGCCGGTCTGTGGACGACGTGGCGGCCCAAGGAGGCATCGTCGGACGTCAAGCCGCTGCTCAGCTGCACCATCATCACCACCGACGCCGCCGGCCCGCTGGCCGAGATCCACGACCGGATGCCGCTGACCATCAGCACCGACGATTTCGACCACTGGCTGGACCCTGACGCGCCGATCGACGAAGGTCTGCTGCGTGGCCACGGTGACCTCGACCGCATCGAGATTCGGGAGGTGTCCCGACTGGTCAACAGCGTGCGCAACAACGGACCCGAGCTGATCGAGCCGGCCCAGCCCGAGGCCGAGCAAGGCACCCTGCTTTGACCCGGCCGCTGGCCGACCCGGAAGTGGTCGATGCGCTGGCGTTCGATCTGCGCTGGGCCGGCTACACCACCGACGGCGTCACCGACCTGCTCGGCGCCGACGCCGGCGCGGCGTTCAGCCGAGGACTGTGGTGGTCGGCGCTGCGGGCCACCGAACGCGCTACGCCGGAGCTGGAGCCGCTGGCGATCCTGGTGCGACTGTTTCTGCTCGGCACCGAGGAAAGCCGCGAGCGCGTTGCGCTGGCGCTGCCCAGTGCCGGGCTGGACGCACTGCTCGCGCACGGCGTCGTCGAACCCGCCGGTGCCGGCGCGTTGCGGGCCGCGCTGGACCTGCGCCCGCACAGCGACGGCGCCCGCGACTACCTGGTGGCCTCCGACCAGGACGCCGCGCTTCGGCCCGGACCGGTGCGCCGCGACCACGTGCTGGGCATCGGCGGTGCATCGGTCTCACTGGCACATGCGGTGGTGCGCACCCCGGTCGGACGCGCGTTGGACCTCGGCACCGGATGCGGCATCCAGGCGCTGCATCTGGACGCGCACTGCGCCGAGATCGTGGCCACCGACACCAACGACCGGGCCCTGGCGCTGGCGGCGGTCACCGCACGCCTCAACGGGATGTCGTGGGATCTGCGGTGCGGCAGTCTGTTCGAGCCCGTCGAGGGGCAACGCTTCGATCTGATCGTGTCCAACCCGCCCTTCGTCGTCGGGGTCGGGGCACTGGACTACATCTACCGGGACTCGGGCATGGTCGCAGACACACTGTGCGAGAACCTGATCCGGCAAGTGGGCGACCATCTGGAGCCGGGTGGCACGGCGCAGATCATGGCGAACTGGATTGTGCGCGACGGGCAGGACTGGCGCGATCGGGTGCGCGGATGGCTGGCCGGCACCGGCCTGCACGCGTGGGTGGTGCAACGCGAGTTCGCCGACCCGATCAGCTATGTCTCGCTGTGGACCTCCGATGCCGGCGAACTACCACAGGATGCGGCGCGCCGCGGTGGGCAATGGCTGGACTGGTTCGCCGAGCAGGACATCGCCGGTGTCGGGATGGGCATGATCACCGCTCGCGCTCCCCGGGTCGGCGAGACGCGTCCGGCGGATGTGGTGCTCGAAGAGATCACCGGCGCCGGGGAGGCGCTGACCGGGCCGGAGGTGGACGCGTTCTTCGCCCGCCGCGAATACCTGCACGACACCGGTGACGACCAGTTGCTGGCCGCCCGGCTGACCACCGCGCCGGTGTTCCTGGAGGAGCAGTCGCTGCCCGGGCCCGACGGCTGGCAGGTCGTCGGCGCCGCCGTGCGTCGCCCGGGCGGTCCGGGCGCGGTCCTCGGCGTCGACGAGGTGTCGCGCGCGCTGCTGGCCGGCTGTCGTGGCGAGGTGCCGCTGGGCACGCTGATCGAGCTGCTGGCCGCCCATCACGGTGTGACGGCCGACGCGCTTTCGGGTGCCGCGCTGCCGGTGGTCCGCGAGGCGATCGGGCGGGGAATTCTCTACCAGGCGCAGTGAGGGTTCATTCGCGCAGTTTCGCGGTGACCACCACATAGGGTGCGGTGAAAACCACCGCCCCGGTGGGCTCGACGTGCGGCTGCAGCGCTTTCTCGAACTCCCCGGCCAGCGTGTCCTGCACGGCGGATTCGACCCGGCGGAAGGTCTCCACGTGCACCGGTGACTCCGCGCGCAGGAAATGCAGCGCCGCGTCCATCGACGCGAACTCCCACCGGTGTCTACCACTCTGGAGGTCGATCTCGTCGAAATGCGGAGCCAAGCGAGCGGTCAGCATGTCGGCGTCGCCCCACTGATCGGGGGAGAAGCCCGACGATGCCGGTGGCCCCAGCACGGTGACCACCGGATCGAACAGCGGGTTGCTGCTGTCCCGGACCCAGGCCGAAAACGCAAGGACACCAGTGGGTTTGAGGACCCGGGCCAGCTCGGTGACCTGGGCGGCGGGGTCGACGAAGATGATGCCCATGTTCGAGACCGCGGCATCGAAACCCGCAGCCGGCAGACCGGTGTCGGAGGCGTCGCCGACGCGCCAGGTGACGGATTCGGCGCCGCTGCGCTGTTCAGCGATGGCGAGCAGTTCGGGGGTGTAGTCCACCCCGGTGACCCGAGCGCCCCGCGCGGCTGCGGCCAGCGCGGCGCTGCCCGTTCCGCAGGCGAGGTCGACCACCGCGGCGTCACGCAGGGAATGCAGGCGTTCGGCCGCGTGGACGACCTCTTCGCCGATCGGGGCGATCCGGTCCCCGACCGCGTCGTAGCGTCCAGACGACCAGATTGTCATGCGCTGAGGTTAGGCCAACTGCCCGCGAAAGTGCGGTCTCCGTAGTCAGACAGGGGGCGGCGACTACCGTGAGAGCACTTTCGTGGGAATCACGGGCCGGTGTAGCCGGGCGGGTTGGCGCCCTCGACCCAGAAGTCCACACCGAGCTCGGCGCCGGGCACACAGTCGTACACCGACAGGTCGGTGACGCCGGACTCCAGCAGCACGTCCTCGCACAGCAACGTGTTGCCGGTGAACGTCGAGGGTTTGGTCAGCACGGCGTACGCCGCATCGGAGTACACCTCGGGTTTGCGCGATCGGGCCATCGACTCGTCGCCGCCGAGCAGGTTCTGCACCGCCGCGGTGGCCACCATGGTGCGCGGCCACAGCGTGTTCGACGCGATACCCGCATCGCGCATCTCTTCGGCGATACCCAACGCGCACAACGTCATCCCGAACTTCGCCATCATGTACGGGGTGGGGCGCAGCCACTTGGATTCCAGCAGGATCGGCGGCGAGAGCGTCAAGATGTGCGCATTGTCGCGGCCCTTCATATGTGGGATGCAGGCCTGCGACACCGCGTAGGTGCCGCGCACCTGGATGCCGTTCATCAGATCGAACCGCTTGAGCGGCACGTCCTCGATCGAACCCAGGTTGATCGCCGAGGCGTTGTTGACGCAGATGTCGATACCGCCGAACTGTTCGACGGCCCTGGCCACGGCCTCGGTGACCGAGTCTCCGTCTCGGATGTCGCCGACGATCGGCAAGGCCTGCCCGCCGACCTCCTCGATCTCCTTGGCCGCGGTGTAGACGGTGCCGGGCAGCTTGGGATGCGGTTCGGCGGTCTTGGCGACCAGCGCGACATTCGCCCCGTCAGCGGCGACACGCTTGGCGATCGCCAACCCGATACCGCGGCTGGCTCCGGAGATGAACATGGTTTTTCCCGCTAGCGACATGGGGCCAGCCTAGATCGCCCGGATGTCGGCGACGGCTGCGTTGGTCAACCGCACCAGATCATGCGGATCCAGCCCTACCTCCAGCCCGCGCTTGCCGGCGCTGCACCACACCCGGTCCCACTGCAGCGCCGAGGCGTCCAGCACCGTGGGCAGGGCTCTGCGCTGGCCCAGCGGAGAGATACCGCCCACCACGTACCCGGTCGCGCGCTGAGCGGACGTCGGGTCGGCCATCGTCGCTCGTGGGGCACCCAGGGCCGCCGCAGCCGCTTTGAGGGACAACTTCGCCGACACCGGCAGCACCGCCACCCCCAGGCCGGTGGGCAGCGACACGACGAGTGTCTTGAAGATCTGGTCGGCGGCCACACCGTCGCGGGCCAGTTCGTCGACGGCTTCGGCGCCGAACGACGCGCTGCGCGAATCGTGGCGATACTGCAGCACGCTGTGCGGCGCCCCGGCGGCCACCAGGGCGGCGATTGCCGGAGTCGCCGAGCGAGCCACCGGCACAGACTAAGCCCGTACGCGGGAACAACGGCCCCGGCGGGTGGTGTTGTCCCCGGTGGCGCGCACCGACGATGCGTGTGGGCCGAGCAGATTATCTGGGGCTTGTCACGGGCAGCCTCTAGGATCGGCGGAAGGGGATAGCTGGTGCCAACGTTGGCCTTGAAGGACCCCGAGGTCCCGGTCGTACTACCGGGCCTCTTCGGTGGCGCCACGACAGAAGGGACGGTGTTCCCCACGATGACCGACACCGACGGGTTGGCCACAGAGGCCACCCTCGACGGGAAAGACCTCGACGGACACACCAGACCGGCGCGCGAGGAGACCGACGCCGAGCTGACTGCCCGGTTCGAACGCGATGCGATCCCGCTGCTCGACCAGCTCTACGGCGGCGCCATGCGGATGACACGTAACCCCGCCGACGCCGAGGACCTGCTGCAGGAAACGATGGTGAAGGCCTACGCCGGGTTCCGCTCGTTCCGCGAGGGCACCAACCTCAAAGCCTGGCTGTACCGGATCCTGACCAACACCTACATCAACAGCT from Mycobacterium sp. SMC-4 includes:
- a CDS encoding bifunctional 3-(3-hydroxy-phenyl)propionate/3-hydroxycinnamic acid hydroxylase, whose amino-acid sequence is MTYDVAIVGYGPVGVTAANLLGQMGVNVVVVERDPDIYARARAISTDEEVVRIWQHIGLADRLNADMQPGCGATFVDAKGVPFVQLLPTSRGNGHPPQQFIYQPALEQVLRDGVDRFPNVTLLLQHECLRLVQRADHVELMLADLTVDEFRRIRASYVIAADGGSSAIRTQLGVGFSGKTFAERWIVIDTKVLKEWPGHDRLRFHCNPARPTVDCPTPLGHHRWEFPVHESEDERDLLREEEIWKVLRAQGIDEDHVRILGYACYSHHVRFADRWRVGRVFLAGDAAHAMPPWIGQGMCAGVRDVANLCWKLGAVLGSRLPESVLDSYQVERLPHVTEVTNRAVKIGKLIIQRNRWRATARNHFFRTLTKVPYTLTWLRNHRWIPDARYTDGFVAKNGNGATGWLIPQPWVVDEKGDTVHLDDIVGGRWTVLHLGPPSDFRAWRSAGVPVLKITPAETAPSPDSLVDSDSSLVRWLEKKGASAVVVRPDGFIYAGAEAGQPLPAPPAGFTA
- a CDS encoding TetR/AcrR family transcriptional regulator is translated as MTETNPSKGPKDRPRRTRANGEQSRERILDAATEVATERGYDGTTISLVSKKSGLPPTSIYWHFADKDDLIAAVIERSFARWVAALDWPGAEALEQRARQIGPQVAKALLDAPDFIRLGLMLALEHRPVEPRAREMFLQVRAEAFRRFAEIVRGLAPELDDEGVRLITTYAIAGADGLFIAKEVGGDSVDLIRLFDLHARIVFEAAVKLVAEERQ
- a CDS encoding 2-keto-4-pentenoate hydratase encodes the protein MTIAHDRLADAADLLYAAQIQVAPIPPLIQTCPELAVAEAYWIQRRNMARRIEAGAALRGHKIGLTSAPMQQLLGVDEPDFGFILDDMILADRSRVPVATFCAPRVEPEVAFLLGAPLRGPGVTAADVMAATEAVAPALEIVDSRIADWRITLADTIADNASSGAVVLGQWVPIDHAPRLPDTTAILAVNGATVDSGAGAAVMGDPAAAVAWLANALARYDTAIDAGRFVMSGSYTGAPFVAAGDRVSAQISGLGAVSVSFE
- a CDS encoding DUF6912 family protein is translated as MVRVYVPATLAMLQQLVADGSVRPVSGTAFAVTPTLREAYSDGDDEELGEVALREAALASLRLLDQEAESGLPPRRAVLEADAGDDDVTLRADLDDAVVRISGDIALNRVIAAYVDNGAAEEAVRAAIEVIDAADLGDEDAELTVGDAQDHDLAWYGPQELPFLLDLL
- a CDS encoding ferredoxin reductase, encoding MAKNTVKTSARVADTVRPSIAGAKGRPALQLLRTLAGRVTTPLLPDDYLKLANPLWSARELRGKIVEVRRETEDSATLVIKPGWGFSFDYQPGQYVGIGVLVDGRWRWRSYSLTGVPAERGSGGTRSRIITITVKAMPEGFLSTHLVGGVAPGTIVRLAAPQGNFVLPDPAPGSVLFLTAGSGITPVMSMLRTLVRRGQLGAAGHIVHVHSAPTEADVLFASELAGLQDRFDGYRLSVRATRSQGRLDLSHLDEVVPDWRERQTWACGPAEMLESAERTWSAAGLSDRLHLERFAASRAAAHGSGGTVEFARSDKTALTDGATSLMEAGEQAGVQMPFGCRMGICQSCVVGLLDGHVRDLRTGMEHDPGSRVQTCVTAASGDCVLDV
- a CDS encoding fatty acid desaturase, whose amino-acid sequence is MAITDVPEFAHLTDADIESLAHELDTIRRDIEDSRGERDARYIRRTIAAQRALEVTGRLLLAGSSKRAFWWAGATTLGVAKIIENMEIGHNVMHGQWDWMNDPEIHSSTWEWDMSGASKHWRFTHNFMHHKYTNILGMDDDVGYGVIRVTRDQRWRPFNLSNLFFNTLLAVAFEWGVGLQHLELGKIFKGRDDRKATMGRVREFGVKAGNQVVKDYVAYPALTSLSPHASFKSTLKANAVANVIRNVWANAVIFCGHFPDGAEKFTKTDMAGETRGEWYLRQMLGSANFENGPVLRFMSGNLCHQIEHHLFPDLPSNRYYEISVRVREICDKYDLPYTTGNFAVQYGKSWRTIAKLSLPDRFLHDTADNAPETRSEAMFADLPASERRGLKSAIAAVRERRRAKRAEKAELRSAA